CAGATGTAATTATGAAACAAGAATGAAAAAGTCACACAAATTCATGCGGGAAAGAACTAGGAATTTTAGTGAATTGAAAGCTCAATATGATTATACTGTGTGAATATGAAGATGtagacaatgatgatgataaggagGAGAATGATTAAGAGAGATGACctcaaaaatttcttttaattcattgattctattattttatcattCTATGATGTATGTGTTTGTTACCTTAATTTCATCCTTTGCTTTCATGAtccatgctttcttttttatcatcattaacatttacatagccccTACTACATGCAAATTTTATCTTATAGATGTTTTGAGAGTGCTTGAATAACTTAATGcttaaagtgctggacttggagtcaggaagttctagGTCCAAATCCTGCATGAAATACTTGGTTAGTTGggtaaccatggacaagtcatttcctttctgtgagccttagttttcttgtTAAATGGAACTAACAATACAATGAGCTTGTTATGTGGATGAAGTCGAGCTTTATATAAATATCAACTCATagatctagtaagtgtctgaggatgaatttcaattcagttcttcctggctttaggcaaagcattctatccattgtttcACCTAGCTTGCCCATGAGAGAGAAAACAATGATGAATTGAAATATAAATTGGTGAATGGAGAGATGtggaatgatgaaaaaagagatagaatgatcataaaagatgaaatagaaaattttgaatatataaacttaatatgtataattatataaaacatattaatgtataataataataatatataaactcAAAAGTATtaccataaataaaataaatgaagatagAATTATAAGCAAAGTGGTAGAGTTGGAAATATATTTGCAAAATGTGTCTGATATACAAAATATTCAAGGAACTGATATGAGTATATAACAGTAAAAAGACATCCCCCAGTaagtaagtggtcaaaggatataagtgaattgtttttgaaaaaaagtatCAAAGATATAAATGGCTACATGAATACATATCCTAAGTGACTAAtagtaagaaaaatgaaaaataaaactacttGGAGGTTTCACCTCATTCCatgcaaatttacaaaaataaagaaaaagatggaaacaatCAATATTGGACTCTGAAAAGATAGGCACATTGATGTATTATTAATAAACTTGTGAAGTAGTCCAACATTCTGATTTCCATTTGGAATTATGAATAAAAGTCACTGAACTGCCAATCCTtttagcaatatcactactgTGTCTATGCTCAGAGAaatcaaacaaagaaacaaacattgaatatatgccaaaatattcacagtagcattctttgtggtaacaaaaaggtgcttaataattgtagAATAGCTTTAAATATTGGTATCTGGATGTAATTAAATACTATTTCATAATAATtaggaatataaagaattcagagaaagatgAGGTTTATACAATTGATGCAGGATGATAAAATCATGCCCATGGCAACATTATATAAAATGATAATAGCAatgtcataataaaaaaagataatggaAGGAAGCTAAATTGTGAGTAATTGAAAACCATTGAAGTTCCttgagaagagataaggaaagatacATCACTTTTGTGGCAAAGAGGCAGAGTACTACTAGGACAGAATATTGTATACATAGTCAGATGAGTTTTCGGTACtggatgtttttgcttaattatggTGGGGTTTTTTGTCACAAGGGAGAGTTAAATCTGATGGGGATGGGTGGAAAATAATTGTAATGTAAAGATGAAAggcctcaataatttttaagaatatctGATTTTGCCCTCAGCAAATCTTGGAAGAGGGACTGATAATGACAAGTATTAGAAAGATCTGGAAAGTTGCCTGAATGCATATAGCATTCAGTATTGGTTTTGATCAAAACTATGATTATATAATGAGAAGATCATATAACAATAATAGAATGAATAGCCAGGACTTGTATAGAACATTTatataaggtttacaaaatgccttgcaaatattacttcattttattcttacaacaaccctcagaACAAGAATAATAGGTGCTAGTATTTTCCCCACTTTAAggataaggaacctgaggcagatagATGGTAAGTGACTCTGAATCTTTATATTTCCTGACTGAGACAGAAATAATACaatccttttgattttttttttgagagagatgTATGAGAACAAGGGCATTTTTAGTTAAATAATGAACATGCAAACCTATTAAAATGAGTTCTACAAGTTGAGAATATAATTGTTAACAATAGACCTAAACATATATAAATTCCTGAAAGGAGGATGGAAATGGAATAGAAATTCATAGCTGTTCTAGGTCCAGTGGGACCTTCTTTTCAGCCTAATGGCAGCTGCGTGACCCAGGGGAAAAAGTGCtatgactggagtcaggaagacctaagttcaaattcttccccatacacttgctgtgtgaccctgggcacattatttaacctgtctgcctcagtttcctcaactgtgagaTGTGTTTTATAATAGTACTTATCTCACAGAGTTCTTTGTACACTCAAGATAATAACCATAATGTGTTTAACATAAAGCCTGgcatatttgtttttgttcagttgtttcagtcatgtccaactcttcatgaccccattttggggttttcttggcaatgctggtttaccatttgcttctccagctcattttacagatatggaacaGAGGCAGactaggttaagtgatttgcccagggtcacacagctagcaagcatcagaggctagatttcaactcatcAAGAAGAGTCTTCCTCAGTCAAGACCCAGTACTTTACTGTGCACCTAGTTGCgcaatacctggcatatagtacagtcttaataaatacttgctctcTTACTgcctatagaaatgttagcttttatttaaGGAAGTAGAACACGTGAAAGTAACTATGAAATCTATAGTGTGACTCTGTGTGACTAAGGTTCAGTAAAGGTATATAGACCATGGGATTTAAAGGAGATGGAGGAACTGGAAACTTAGGGAGTTTGGGAGAGCATTGATATTAATAATCTAGGGAGCATTTCTTTGCTtattaggaagaagaaaggaagggaagtcaGACACAAGAGCCCTCAAAAAATCTGTGGTTTTGAGAACCACCTCCATTATAGTGAAATCCTGTGGCATTCTTATTGTTGCTGCTTTACCATCTTGAGAAATAGAAGCAACTTAAACATTATGTGTTTCAAGCTTTGTGGATCAGATCTGAAGTTCAGTTGGATGTCATTTTTAAGATATGAATCAGTGTGAAAATTAAGGAAGTCTTACCTTTGTGATAATAGAAAGCCATCCCTTTAATCCTTCAGCATGATTCATTGTGGTCCTGTCATCTGGCTATAGACAAGTTAAGGAAGATTAAATGTTTAAACCCTCAGTAATTAAAGTATGAAGTAACAAATACCTGATGTCTCTGATAAATGCAAGCTCAGCTTAATATATTTTGTGTATCTTCATATATAATGCATATCTGTATGTACACAAACATTTAATACAACAATGGATACATCATCTCACACAAAGGATTAATTCCTGCAATAATGCAGATTTTAACCTATCCGTGACTGTTCATCCTGTGTGACAGTTCATGTCCACCCATCATCTTGCCAACAGGGGTCCACCTAAAATGCTGGGTTCTTTCCTTGAGTTCTCTTGGTGTCAAGTTTCTATAACAGCACACGAACTATCAAtccattttcttcattctctccacAAGGTCaaccatcttttatttttttgatccTACATTTATTTGATGGCACCTTTTACACTCATTCTGCTCTGCAATTCCTTGCTTGCAATTCCCATTACAGAGCTGTCCATGGTCTGAGTGCTGCtcagctttatttcttttttttattatatcactGATTTATGTACCACAAATTCATCACTCAATGaatacctactttgtttccagttctttgctactacaaaaagtattGCAattaatattttggcatatattggattttccttcttaaaaataatattttatatttcttcaattacatgttaaaacaattttaacgtttgtgggtttttaaaaatttttagttccaaatgcTATCCCTCCATAATTCCCTCCAGTCCTCCACTCTCTGAGATGGCAAgagatctgatataggttatacatgtgcatttttgtatatctttatatatatatatatattgtgcaTATTGTATGGGCCACAGCTATTTGCCAACTTTGGGCTCTATGGGTTTCACAGGATGGTTCTGCCAGGAGTACATATTTATCTCTGTAGATTTAGAGGAGTTTTTCTCAGGTCTGAGATCAGCATAGGCTTCAGACCCCTGAGGTCCTTATAGGTCAGTGTGGAGACCATACATTCCTAGATTAACTTTGGACTAAAATTGTAATACTTTTCTTGAATCAGAAAATATGggccaatttctattttgcctaaTTAGACTTCTCTTTTCTATTCCTGCAGATCAAAGGACAATGACTCCAGAGAATCACTCTATAGTGACTGAATTTATCATtatggggttaagtgaccagcCAGAGCTCCaactcccccttttcattttgttcttagGAATCTACATTGTCTCCATGGTGGGAAATTTAGTACTGATTCTACTAATCAAAATCAGTTCTCAGCTTCACACTCCCATGTACTATTTTCTCAGTAACTTGTCCTTCATAGATCTCTGTTACTCTTCTGTCGTTACTCCCAAAATGTTGGTGAGCTTTGTATCAAAGAAAAACATCATCTCCTACTCGGGGTGCTTGacccagttttttttcttctgttcctttgCTGTTTCTGAGTGCTACTTGCTGACAGCTATGGCCTATGATGGTTATGTTGCTATATGTAGCCCCCTGCTGTACTATAGCACCATGTCCCAAAGAGTCTGCTCCCTGCTGGTGTCAGGGGTATATACAATGGGCACTTTTTCAGGTCTGGTTCAAACTGCCTACGTGGCCAGGCTGCTTTTCTGTGAGGACAATGTCATCAGCAATTATTTCTGTGACATCCTACCCCTCCTGAAGCTCTCCTGCTCTAGCACTTACATCAATGAGTTTCTGATGATGTTTCTTGTTGGATTCAATTCACTGTTGACCACACTACCCATTTTTATCtcttatgcttttattttctccagcATCCTCAGTATCCACACTGCAAAGGGGCGATCAAAAGCCTTTAGTACCTGTGGCTCCCATCTAGCAGGCGTTATCATCTTTTATGGATCCATCATTTTCATGTATTATAAGCCAGTGTCTAGTTACAATGTAATCCAGGAAAAGGTGGCTTCAGTGATTTATACTATGGTTATCCCCATGCTAAATCCACTGATCTACAGTCTGAGGAACAAGGATGTAAAGGAATCTTTGAAGAAAGTCCTGAAAAGTGAGACATTGCCCTGATCCATGCAGTAATTGGCAAAATCAAAATTCATcatgattttctatttttctttccagttGTCCTCCAGAAAAGGACCTCACCTGGCATAATTGAGACATAGGTCAAACTATGACTTTCATGCTCTGTTTCCCCTTCAGTTAGTCTCCCCATCCTATTCTGCCTGCCCTTACAGCCTTGCTGCTCAGACGTCATGTGTCACTAAACTGCCTAGGTGCTCTACCAAAATAACCCACGCATGTTAGTGTTCCAATTCATCACTCCTTTATGTAAGCTTAACTTTAATATGCAAACATTGTTTAAAAAGCCCTTATCTCAACCTCTTGACACAGTTGTAATGAAAGCTGATAAGCTACTCCATGCTAAGTTGGTAAAGTTTAATGATTTACTCTGTTTTGTCCATAAAGGATATTATTATGTAATTAATATTAATGAATACATatctttcagaatttcattttattagtatttcaaaaaagtaaaaaataacttCCTACTGAAGTCTTCAATAGGAAGACACATTATGCATTTCTATGATTATGTGATTCTGGAGGATAAAAATAAAGAGTAAGAACACTTCCTTCCAAAACTCTTTATACAGTTTATGAAAAACCTTCCCTTTCCTGCCCACAATGCTACCAATTTCCTTCCTTTAAAGCAGACCAATAGTCTTTCATTTTGACTTCAAAGCAAAACATCTCATTTCATCATAACTGCCACCCCTGGTCAACTTCAAACAATAAGTAATAAAAAGTGCAAGAAAAGTAATTAAATAACAGAAGTTaccacagaagaaaaagaagaaaatgaacagcTATCTGTGCTACATAAGTACTGTTAAATAGTCACATAGTTCAAAATGCATCCAGAACTGATCTCTCCCAGTCCAGGTTATGGAGAAAGCAGGCAAGTGTGGAATGGAGAGGTACCCAGTAGTATAAATGCAGTTAGAGGGAAAAGAACTTTCAATTGCTATCCATTCTCACTCCTTTTCAAATAGGGCAGAAATAGTCATTGGGTCAGGAACTACAAATGAAAAACACAGACCCAAATatagacttaacaatgaaatcccaAATAATAACTGGGTCCAAGaattaataattatttgaaagaaaatgataatgacaaAATAACATTATCACCATCTCTGGCAGTGAAACCAATCCCTAGGGAAAAATCATGTctctattaataaaatattaagagagaattaatgaaataaatctgtattttaaaaattagaaagtcaataaacaaacctaaaataaccacaaaataaaagacattaaaattagaagagaaatagataaattgaaaacaaaaaatatgtagaaaaaattttataatcatttatttatttattttacttttcagaattaattttcagaagagtttgaattacaaaatttctccttatttctaccctcctccccactccaagatggcatatattttgattgccctgttccctagtcagccctcccttctgtcaccccactccccctcatcccattttcccttactttcttgtagggcaagatagatgcttatgccccattgcctgtatatcttatttcttagttgcatgcaaaaatttttttttgaacatcttcatttaaaactttaagttccaaattctctcccttcttccctccctacccaccctccctaagaaggcaagcaattcaacgtaggccacaggtgtatcattatgcaaaacccttccacaatactcatgttgtaaaagactaactatattttgctccttcctttccccatttatccaattttctcccttgaccctgtccctttttgaaagtgttagcTTTTTATTACCTcatccccatatctgccctcccttctatcatcccccctttttatctccttcctccttctttcctgtggggtaagatatccaattgagtgcgcatgatattccctcctcaggtcaaatctggtaagagcaagattcactcattcccgctcacctgcaccctcttccctcccaacagaactgatttttcttgccacttttatgagagataattcaccccattccatctctccctttctccctctctcattccttaatttgattttatttttttagatatcatcccttcatattcaactcaccctgtgccctctgtctatatacgtgtgtgtgtgtgtgtgcgtatgtgtgtgtgtgtatgtatgtatgtatattccctttagctaccctaatactgaggtctcatgaattatacacatcatctttccatgtaggaatgtaaacaaaacagttcaactttagtaagtcccttgtaatttctctttcttgtttaccttttcatgcttctcttgattcttgtatttgaaagtcaaattttctattcagttctggtcttttcagtaagaaatcttgaaagtcctctattttattgaaaatccatattttaccttggagcatgatacttagttttgctgggtaggtgattcttggttttaatcctagctccattgacctccagaatatcgtattccaagcccttcgatcccttaatgtagaagctgctagatcttgtattattctgattgtgtttccacaacactcaaattgtttctttctggctctttgcagtattttctccttgatctgggagctctggaatttggtgacaatattcctaggagttttctttttgggatctttttcaagaggcgattggtggattctttcaatttctattttaccctctggcactagaacatcagggcagttctccttgataatttcttgaaagatgatatctaggttcttttttgatcatggctttcaggtagtccaataatttttaaattatctctcctggatctattttccagtcagtggtttttccaaggagatatttcacattgtcttccactttttcatccctttggttctgttttataacatcttgatttctcataaagtcactagcttccacatgttccaatctaatttttaaggtagtattttcttcagtggtcttttggacctccttttccatttgggtaattctgcctttcaaggcattcttttcctcattggctttttggagctcttttgccatttgagttagtctattttttaaggtattattttcttcagtattttttttttatctcctttagcaaatcattgacttgtttttcatggttttctctcatcattctcatttctcttcccaatttttcctctacttctctaacttgcttttccaaatcccttttgagctcttctgtggcctgagaccagttcatgtttttcttggaggcttttgatgtaggctctttgactttgttgacttcttcaggccacatgttttggtcttctttgtcaccaaagattccaaggtctgagtctgaatctgagtctgttttcactgcctggccatgttcccaggcaactacttcaACCTCGAGTTTtgttgtcagggtatgactgcttgtagagtagagagtactttgttccaaacttgaggggatgcactattgttttcagagctatttctatacagcaaactctgccacagcagcactcctcctcccccaagaaccaccaactgggacaacgactcagatcttaagcaggctctgaactcctggtctgatctgccacttaattcctcctaccagatgggcctggggccagaagcaactgcagctgtagttctgtagctgcaccacctctgcttccctctgggcagtggccaaactgcaaactcctttcactctgtcactgcagcttttcccactaaccttctctgttgtctttggtttttgtgggttaaaaagtttggtaactgccacagctcactgattcagggcgccagggtctgttccacctggctcccggtctggttgatccaggtgcagcccacacttgactctgctttgctctgctcccagctccaggtCATAGTCCCTTCctaatgaccatccaggctttcctgggctagagccctgcttccctctgctatgttGTGGAttctccagttctagaatttgttcagagccatttttatcagtttttggagggtcctggggggagagccctaggcaattccctgctttccagccaccatcttggctccaccccttcaatatgtagaaaaattaaagaaaaataaaagattgttttttgaaaagactaataaaattgagaaaCCTTATGCTAATCTGGTTAAAAAGAAGAgggccaaaaataaaataaacaaaatagcaAATAAGCAAGATGAAATCACAACacaatcagaagaaataaaaagaataatcaaacTATATTATGCAATTGCGGGCAAACAACctgaaaacataaaagaaatagaataatactttcaaaaacataaaatacttaaaCTATTAGAAGACCAAATGGAAATCTCAAATAATGCAATCTCATAAAAGGATCAAGCAGTAAAAGAattgccaaaggaaaaaaaaatctcttgaccCTTATGGATTCACAGgtgaattctatgaaacttttaataaatacttaataccTATACttcacaaattaaataaataaataaacaaaataaaataaaataaagaaaaagctaCCCGATCCTTTTTTGagacaaatatagtactaataacTAAACTGAAAAGATATGGAAATATAAAACATGGAAATTAAGCTATATGACAATATCATTAATAACCATTGACTCAGAAGTTTTAGACAAAATCTTGTCAAGTGGAATAAAGCAACTCATCACTGAAATCATTCATCACGATTAAGTGACATTTATAGTAGGGATGCAAGGACAgtacaattttagaaaaataaacagtATAATCAATCATattaaaatcaaaacatacaaagCCACATGAACAACTCAATAAATATAGGAAAAGAATAATATCCTTTTAtaataaacattctttttttaaaaaaaattaattttattttagactcaagggccagaagacaaatacagaatagagaaaaggaacaaagcatattataaacttaaatagtgaaacttaaatacaaagtaagaaagaaaaaaaaggattttgtatgtatagcagaatgtaagagaggattcaaaatatgtatcaatagattttcatttcaagaaagtctaaaTGAGAATCTTTAGTACTATTCTAAGGTGTTAGgtgaaccactgaagattttgagTAGGGaattcacagaatcagagaactgGTTACAAAGAAACAAACTTTAGACTTGATATTAAGAACTTTTTTCTAACAATTACAGCTGTCAAAAATGTAGCATGTTGTCTTGACAGATGGTCATTTCTCCCTGCAGTCTCCTAAAAGGTCTTCAAAAAGAG
This Trichosurus vulpecula isolate mTriVul1 chromosome 2, mTriVul1.pri, whole genome shotgun sequence DNA region includes the following protein-coding sequences:
- the LOC118836973 gene encoding olfactory receptor 8D1-like, whose translation is MTPENHSIVTEFIIMGLSDQPELQLPLFILFLGIYIVSMVGNLVLILLIKISSQLHTPMYYFLSNLSFIDLCYSSVVTPKMLVSFVSKKNIISYSGCLTQFFFFCSFAVSECYLLTAMAYDGYVAICSPLLYYSTMSQRVCSLLVSGVYTMGTFSGLVQTAYVARLLFCEDNVISNYFCDILPLLKLSCSSTYINEFLMMFLVGFNSLLTTLPIFISYAFIFSSILSIHTAKGRSKAFSTCGSHLAGVIIFYGSIIFMYYKPVSSYNVIQEKVASVIYTMVIPMLNPLIYSLRNKDVKESLKKVLKSETLP